TCGTGGAGATCGTGGAGATCCCTGAGCACCCCTACTTCCTGGCCTGCCAGTTCCACCCCGAGTTCAAGAGCCGTCCCCTGCACCCCCACCCGCTCTTCAGCTCCTTCGTGAAGGCCAGCCTCGATCACGGGAAGGCCTGAGGTCCCATGCGGACCCTGCTGCGCTTCCTCTTCGCGGCCGTGGGGCTCCTGGTGGCCTCGCGGCTTGTGCCGGGGATCCGGTACGGTGCCTTCACGGACCTCATCGCCGTGGCGGTCATTCTGGGGGCCTTCAATGCCACCCTGGGGGCCTTCATGAAGCAGGTGGCCTTCCTGCCGGTGGCCTGCAGCCTGGGCTGCTTCAGTCTGGTGATCAACGCCCTGGTGTTC
The sequence above is drawn from the uncultured Holophaga sp. genome and encodes:
- a CDS encoding phage holin family protein; translated protein: MRTLLRFLFAAVGLLVASRLVPGIRYGAFTDLIAVAVILGAFNATLGAFMKQVAFLPVACSLGCFSLVINALVFMIVGWAAGQLGLHFRVVGFWAAFFGALVTSVVASVLEWILIGKAQGTPPRPPDAPRRIKIIN